Proteins encoded by one window of Macaca fascicularis isolate 582-1 chromosome 10, T2T-MFA8v1.1:
- the WFDC9 gene encoding protein WFDC9, with amino-acid sequence MKPWILPLIMFISGVVMLLPVLGSLWTRDPLLDLIQQTEQCWVQPPYKYCEKRCTKIRTCIRPNHTCCWTYCGNICLDNEEPLKSMLDP; translated from the exons ATGAAGCCCTGGATTCTTCCACTCATCATGTTCATCTCTGGAGTTGTGATGCTTCTGCCTGTATTGGGAAGCCTCTGGACCAGAGATCCCC TTCTAGACCTGATACAACAAACTGAGCAGTGCTGGGTACAGCCTCCATATAAGTACTGTGAGAAAAGGTGTACTAAAATAAGGACCTGTATACGTCCAAATCATACATGCTGCTGGACCTACTGTGGAAACATCTGCTTAGACAATGA AGAGCCCCTTAAATCAATGCTAGACCCCTAG